The Flexivirga oryzae genome has a segment encoding these proteins:
- a CDS encoding oligosaccharide flippase family protein, with protein MGIVVAESLAGRVTRAAMWSGINTVAMRLVGMVVTMIMLRIVTPAEFGNYAVALAVFTVVSSFSELGLTACMAQADMDPEEIGPTVSFLSIVIGVGLAVAMLILAPFLAVLLGAPDSAGALRILALCIAMVGLFTIPCGILAREFRQDAMFFGVAAAFLPGNVLMILLALNGPGDIAFAWSRVFGQLVTGCVLIWFAKKFYRPHLDRSQVRRVLRFGVPIAAANLVGFMLLNADYLFVSKVLGPVRLGIYTLAFNVSSWATATLSSMVLNVAMPMFSHAKSDPQRLGRALRSSLSLICLVAFPISGFTVVLSGEIVDTLYGHRWIAAAPVIVVLGVYGSLYVGSLLLSNLLVGMGYPTPNLIVQIIWLVVLVPAMFLGVEADGMRGAAFAHVVVIVVVVLPAYFVLTRRFVDDLSRTLLASTCPALALTVVSALAAWAAKQVSDVAGGRLAIGLVVGGAVYLTLGLPVMGQYLPGKVMRLLGRVRLDEWARYPLYSRLRRPAGAVSRD; from the coding sequence ACTACGCCGTCGCACTAGCGGTCTTCACTGTCGTCAGTTCATTCTCGGAACTCGGGCTGACGGCATGCATGGCCCAGGCTGACATGGATCCGGAGGAGATCGGTCCGACTGTCTCCTTCCTGTCGATTGTGATCGGCGTGGGGCTCGCGGTCGCGATGCTCATTCTGGCTCCGTTCCTGGCGGTGCTGCTCGGGGCCCCCGACAGTGCGGGCGCGTTGCGGATCCTCGCGCTCTGTATCGCAATGGTCGGTCTGTTCACGATTCCGTGCGGCATCCTCGCGCGGGAGTTCCGCCAGGATGCAATGTTCTTCGGAGTGGCAGCGGCCTTCCTGCCAGGCAATGTCCTGATGATTCTTCTTGCGCTGAACGGGCCTGGCGACATCGCATTCGCATGGTCCAGGGTGTTCGGTCAGTTGGTGACCGGGTGTGTGCTCATCTGGTTCGCGAAGAAGTTCTACCGGCCCCACCTCGACCGAAGCCAGGTGCGACGCGTGCTGCGCTTCGGAGTGCCGATCGCTGCCGCAAACCTGGTCGGATTCATGCTCCTGAATGCGGACTACCTGTTCGTCAGCAAGGTGCTTGGCCCCGTACGTCTCGGCATCTACACACTTGCCTTCAACGTCAGCTCCTGGGCAACGGCAACGCTCAGCTCGATGGTGCTCAACGTCGCGATGCCGATGTTCAGTCACGCCAAGAGTGATCCGCAGCGATTGGGTCGAGCGCTGCGCAGTTCACTCAGCCTGATCTGCCTGGTCGCCTTTCCGATATCGGGGTTCACCGTGGTGTTGTCAGGTGAGATTGTCGACACGCTCTACGGTCATCGGTGGATCGCCGCAGCTCCGGTGATTGTGGTGCTTGGCGTCTATGGCAGCCTCTACGTTGGGTCGTTGCTACTCAGCAATCTACTGGTGGGTATGGGATATCCGACGCCCAACCTGATCGTGCAGATCATCTGGCTTGTCGTTCTCGTACCCGCAATGTTCCTGGGTGTTGAAGCGGACGGTATGCGCGGTGCCGCGTTTGCCCATGTCGTGGTCATCGTTGTGGTCGTTCTACCGGCCTACTTCGTGCTGACCAGGCGGTTCGTCGATGATCTCTCCAGGACTCTGCTCGCCTCCACCTGTCCGGCCCTTGCCCTGACGGTCGTCAGCGCCCTCGCCGCCTGGGCGGCCAAGCAAGTGTCAGATGTCGCAGGTGGACGGCTCGCAATCGGACTCGTGGTTGGCGGGGCGGTCTACCTGACCCTCGGTCTGCCGGTCATGGGGCAGTACCTACCGGGCAAGGTCATGCGGCTGCTTGGTCGAGTGCGACTTGATGAGTGGGCTCGCTACCCGCTCTACAGCCGACTACGGCGACCGGCAGGAGCGGTCTCTCGCGACTGA